One Aegilops tauschii subsp. strangulata cultivar AL8/78 chromosome 7, Aet v6.0, whole genome shotgun sequence genomic window carries:
- the LOC109779411 gene encoding aluminum-activated malate transporter 10 — protein sequence MAAGATAEREAGHGGGGDGAEWRVDVPAAGEDDGVKGGRSWSWLLSWMAAPRDRVAGFGRMVWKVGADDPRRVVHGLKVALALALCSVFYYVHPLYDFTGGNAMWAVLTVVVVFEYTVGACLYKGLNRAMATVAGGALALGAHWVASQSGKEFQPYVLTGSMFIMAAVATFSRFIPTMKAKFDYGVTVFILTYCLVSVSGYRADEVVFMAQQRLTTIAIGAFICFAVCTFVFPVWAGQELHVLVARNMDKIAAAAEGCVEDYFCDPDADAGEKPARRALSAKSNGYKQVLNAKASEDSLANLAKWEPGHGKFGFRHPYGQYQKVGAAMRCCAYCIDALAACVGSEAQTPAHVKKHLAGTCLALGRHLATVLREASGSVTSMTRSDRLGLVVADMNATAQELRDKLRCLATVLEEGEDEISEAEHEQNAVTELPTPPLIEALPLFSAASMLLEVCARAELVIGAVETLATTARFKKADHDEKAALDTEASVPAISMSNPIDAHVSQEIHVKVAGDQEKTETAQKASTSSGKAPRDQVGELIKVLMRRGSTKKWARGDTKVSPKPPQDFTVSVPCPRNRAMELAGHGPVAPSPRNRPAELAGHALAVPTPRNRVVEIGGHAPVAPSPRNRSVDLASHGGVVPSPRNRSMDFATHAPSPRNRSILGMA from the exons ATGGCAGCTGGGGCGACAGCTGAGCGAGAGgccggccacggcggcggcggcgacggtgccGAGTGGAGGGTGGACGTGCCGGCGGCCGGCGAGGACGATGGCGTCAAGGGCGGGCGGTCGTGGTCGTGGCTCTTGTCGTGGATGGCCGCGCCGAGGGACAGGGTGGCCGGGTTCGGCAGGATGGTGTGGAAGGTCGGCGCGGACGACCCGAGGAGGGTGGTGCACGGGCTCAAGGTGGCCCTCGCGCTCGCCCTCTGTTCCGTCTTCTACTACGTCCACCCCCTCTATGACTTCACCGGCGGGAACGCCATGTGGGCCGTGCtcaccgtcgtcgtcgtcttcgAGTACACCGTCG GCGCTTGCTTGTACAAAGGCCTCAACAGGGCCATGGCGACGGTGGCCGGCGGCGCGCTGGCCCTCGGCGCGCACTGGGTCGCCAGCCAGTCCGGCAAGGAGTTCCAGCCTTATGTCCTCACCGGCTCCATGTTCATCATGG CTGCGGTGGCGACCTTCTCCCGGTTCATCCCGACGATGAAGGCCAAGTTCGACTACGGCGTCACCGTCTTCATCCTCACCTACTGCCTCGTCTCCGTGTCGGGGTACCGCGCCGACGAGGTGGTGTTCATGGCGCAGCAGCGCCTCACCACCATCGCCATCGGCGCCTTCATCTGCTTCGCCGTCTGCACCTTCGTCTTCCCGGTCTGGGCGGGGCAGGAGCTCCACGTCCTCGTCGCGCGCAACATGGACaagatcgccgccgccgctgagGGCTGCGTCGAGGACTACTTCTGTgaccccgacgccgacgccggaGAGAAGCCGGCTAGGCGGGCGCTCTCCGCTAAGTCGAATGGGTACAAGCAAGTGCTGAACGCCAAGGCGTCCGAGGACTCGCTGGCCAACCTGGCCAAATGGGAGCCCGGCCACGGCAAGTTCGGTTTCCGGCACCCCTACGGGCAGTACCAGAAGGTCGGCGCCGCCATGCGCTGCTGCGCCTACTGCATCGACGCCCTCGCCGCCTGCGTCGGCTCCGAGGCCCAGACGCCGGCACACGTCAAGAAGCACCTTGCCGGCACCTGCCTCGCCCTGGGCCGACACTTGGCCACCGTGCTCCGCGAGGCCTCGGGCTCTGTCACGTCGATGACGCGGTCCGACCGCCTCGGGCTCGTCGTGGCGGACATGAACGCCACCGCCCAGGAGTTGAGGGACAAGCTGAGGTGCCTGGCCACGGTGCTGGAAGAAGGAGAGGACGAAATATCAGAGGCAGAGCACGAGCAGAACGCCGTGACGGAGCTGCCGACGCCGCCGCTCATCGAGGCGCTGCCGCTCTTTAGCGCCGCCTCCATGCTCCTGGAGGTCTGCGCGAGGGCGGAGCTGGTCATCGGCGCCGTCGAAACCCTGGCCACGACGGCGAGGTTCAAAAAAGCCGACCACGACGAGAAGGCGGCACTGGACACCGAGGCGTCCGTGCCCGCCATCTCCATGAGCAACCCCATCGACGCCCACGTATCGCAGGAGATACACGTGAAGGTCGCCGGTGACCAGGAGAAGACGGAGACGGCCCAGAAGGCGAGCACGAGCTCCGGCAAGGCGCCGCGGGACCAGGTCGGGGAGCTGATCAAGGTGCTGATGCGCCGGGGGAGCACCAAGAAGTGGGCGCGGGGGGACACCAAGGTGAGCCCCAAGCCGCCGCAGGACTTCACGGTGAGCGTGCCGTGCCCGCGGAACCGCGCGATGGAGCTCGCGGGGCACGGGCCGGTGGCGCCCAGCCCCAGGAACCGACCGGCGGAGCTCGCGGGGCACGCGCTGGCGGTGCCCACCCCGAGGAACCGCGTGGTGGAGATCGGCGGGCACGCGCCGGTGGCGCCCAGCCCCAGGAACCGGTCCGTGGACCTCGCGAGCCACGGAGGCGTCGTGCCCAGCCCAAGGAACCGCTCCATGGACTTCGCCACGCACGCCCCCAGCCCACGGAACCGATCCATACTTGGGATGGCCTGA